In Gimesia panareensis, the genomic window ACTGACCATTCAAGCCCCTTCACTTCAACTGCAAATACCATGTCATCAGTTGTTTTAATCCCCGTCTGATGTACATTCTCAGACATCTGAGTATAAGGTGGGATGGTCGCTAGAGCTTTCGATAGTTGGTCAACGGCACACTCGATAAAGAGGTTACAGTTGTTGTAGCTAAAAGTCTTAATCCCATATTTCATCTGAATACCCTGATGTGTTTTCAGGTTATTTAATCACAACTTGAATCAATGTGATCAGTTATCTGCTCAATGGTCGTTTAGCAAAGTCTGATTCTTCTGAGTCTCCCCACGCTGAGAACATGGGTTCCTCTCGCTTTAACCAGCGAAGAAACATTTCCGCCACAGACAGAGGCCCCAGGTCAATTGTTGGGCCCATTTTCCATTGTAGAACAGACCATTGATCTGGATCATCATCTGACATCACCCACAAGTATGTATAACCATTAAAATCATTAATAAACGGGAATAACCCGGGGTTGGATGGACCGATAGCATAATCCAGTTCTTCCATGGTTTCACCATCGTACATATCAAAGCGGATATCATCGAGTTGCGTCTGTCGTTGTTTTCTATAAGAATTTATTTCGTCTTGAGTACAGGCTTCAGTGTAAAGCAGATAGTAAGTGTCGAACCAGATAGAACTGCCATAGACAGAGATGAAGTTTTTAAAACTGGTGGGATAAGAAAAACCAACAGCCTTTTCCAGTTTGTCCCAGTCTACTTTTCCCTTTTGTACAGGGTTCAGGGGAGGGCAGAGTATTTTCAGTTCTTCTAAAGCAGAGGCTTTATTCATGAGAGTAGTTTTCCCATAACTTTTTATCTCCGTTTCAGCGGTTGCTTTGCGAATTCCGACTCTGAGGAATTACCCCATATTGACAACATTGGTTCTTCTCTTTTTAACCAGCCTAGAAACATTTCTGCCAGGGATAACGGTCCAATTTGATAAGTCGGTCCCATTTCCCAGCTCAGCACAGGCCATTGATCTGGATCATCTCCCGACATGAGCCATAAATAAGTACAGCCATTATAGTCAATCATAAACGGGAGGAGTCCTGGTCCGGTTGGACTGATTCCGTACTCCAGTTCCTCTCTTGTTTCTCCATCGACCATATCAAACCGGATATCGTCCAACTTCTCCTGGAGCGTAGTTTGATATTCTTCAATCTCTTCTGATGAATGGGCAAGGGTGAAAAAAAGTGAATAAGTGTCAAACCAGATAGAACTTCCATAAACAGAGATAAAGTCTTTAAAGCTTGCTGGAAATTGAAGGCCCGTACTTTCTTCGAGTTGTTGCCAGTTTACTTCTCCTTCTTCTACAGGCTGAAGTGGTGGAATTAGTTTTTGAAGTTCCAGTAGAGCTGGATCTGATAAAGCAACAAACATTCTGTAAATTTCCGGGGCCTTCGGTCTCTGTGATCAGCATTAAATTGTCAGGTATCTCATGCCGGTTTCCCAGTCGTCGCTGAGTTCCACCAGGACCGCGGTCACCAGCCTCAGCAACGACTCCTCATTGGGAAACAGTCCCGCTACGCGGGTACGCCGTTTTAATTCCTTATTCTGCCGTTCCAGCATGTTTGTGGTTCGCATCCGCTTGCGATGACCGGCAGGGATGGTGAATACGGTCAGTCCTTCCGGGATGTTTTCTTCCGCCCAACTCGCCAGTTTCGGAGCTGTTTTTTCATGAGTGGAAACGAACCGTTTCAGTTCATTCAGCGCATCATCCAGGTCTCTGGCATTAAAGATATTGCGTAATTCTTCGCTCACCTGTTTGCGCAAATGAACCTTGGGAACGTATTGCATCGCGTTTTGCATCAAATGGAACTGGCAACGCTGCCAGGGCGTTCCAGCAAGCATGTTCTGTCGTGCCGCTTTCAGGCCTTCGTGTGCATCACTGACGATCAGCTTCACGCCATGCAGGCCGCGCTGGTTGAGTGAACCCAGGAATTCACGCCAATGGACTTCGGCTTCGGAGAGCGACACAGACACTCCGAGCACGCTCCGGTGACCGCTGGCCAGGACGCCGATCGCAATCAGCACGGCACAGTCCCGCACGCTGCCCTCCACGCGAACTTTTTCATAGCGGGCGTCGAGGATCAGGTATTCCACCTGCCCCAGCGGTCGATTACGCCACGTTTCCAGCTCTTCGTCGAGCAGTTTCGCTGCCCGACTGACCTGTGTACTGGTGACATCAAAGCCACAGAGTTCGGTGGTGATTTTGGCGACCTTACGGGTAGAGACGCCTTGAACATACATTTCAGCGATTGCCAGCTTCAGTGCGCGTTCAACTCCGTTCGCCGCGCTCCAGTGCAGAGGGATAAAAGTCGCCGTCGCGTGTCTGGGGCACCTGCAGTTCCAGCTTTCCGAGGCGACTTTGGAATTGATTTCGGCTTGAAACCCGTTGGCATAAGAACGGCGCGTTACGCTGCGTTGATACGGTTCGGCACCGAGGTATTCGGAACGTTCCAGCTTCATCGCTTCGTTGAACAGGATCTGGAGTGCTTGCGACATTTCATCGAATCCATGATCGGCCAGGAGCTGGACAGCGTCGAGAATGTTGTTAGATTGTTGTTGGTGGGCCATGGTTGGAGTTCCTTTTCTGTTGTGGAAAACATTAAAAAGAAACCGATCTGGCCCACCCTTTCAAGGGCTCGCCGGAGTGGTGCTTGTTATTTTCGCTACGCTCAAATAACAAGCACCACTCCGCCACACAGATAATTTACAGAAGAGATGTTACAGTAACCTGGATCTGTTTTTTGCTTCGCCATTACTATTTTTGCCAGGGATTAAGAGTTTAATATTTAAGTCGGAATCAGTTCCAGAAACAGAATTGAAGTTTGGGAAATCAATATTAAAGCAGACAGGGTATGTATACAATAGTATAAAATGTTTTCAGTTGCCTTGTTTCATACGGGATTACCACGAAAGGCACGAAAAATTTGCTGGTGCAGGTTGGATTACTTTGATCTGGTTCCAATGGGCGGGTAAATGAACTTGTCTGTCGCCAGGCGGGCGGGCACGTGGGCGCCGCCCCTACGTTTGAGGTGAGTAGCGGTCTTTCTCAGTTGGGTGGTATCTCTGTCAGTTTCCTGCTCGCTGCGCTCGGCCCGATTTTTATTCGGGCTTACCCGTTGGTTTTGCGCATGTTCAATAAATGCAGTGCTTTATGTTTATTTTGTTCCTGTCGTTTTGATGAAGAAATATCTTTTTATCAGAAACTGCGTTAGATTGGGGATCGTTGATCTAATGAACTGATACAGGATGTTTTGGACTGACCTGACTTGCGCGCGGAAGGGCCTTTGTTTTGACGAATCGTGATCTGGATGAGGAATATGTGGCGTTGATTGCCGGGAGCCAGCCTGTGTTACGGGGGCTGCTGGTGGCGCTGATTCGTCGGGCGGCTGATGTGGATGATGTGCTGCAGGAGACGAATACCGTTCTGTGGCGAAAACGGGATGAGTATGACCGGGCGCGGGCGTTTCTGCCCTGGGCGTGCCGGATTGCTCAGCTGCAGGCGCTGGCCTTTTTCAAACGGGTGCGGAACGACGGGCAGGCGGTGCTGGAAGAACGGACGCTGGAACAGATCGCGGCTGCGACGACGCGGCGGGCAGTCGAGGCGAAATCGCATGCGGAGGCACTGACGCACTGTATGGAAAAGCTGCCGAGTTCGCATCGACAACTGGTGGAGAGCCGGTACCGGGATGCGGTGCCCGTGAATCAGATCGCTGCGGATGAGGGGCGGTCGGCGGATGCGGTTTCGATGACGCTCTATCGCATTCGCAAAACGCTGATGGAGTGCATCCAGAAGACGATGGCCCGGGAGGCGCAGACATGAATTCACCCGACGAAACTTTGCGGAATGAACTGGCGACGCTGACCAGCCGGTTAATGGCGGATGA contains:
- a CDS encoding SMI1/KNR4 family protein, with amino-acid sequence MNKASALEELKILCPPLNPVQKGKVDWDKLEKAVGFSYPTSFKNFISVYGSSIWFDTYYLLYTEACTQDEINSYRKQRQTQLDDIRFDMYDGETMEELDYAIGPSNPGLFPFINDFNGYTYLWVMSDDDPDQWSVLQWKMGPTIDLGPLSVAEMFLRWLKREEPMFSAWGDSEESDFAKRPLSR
- a CDS encoding SMI1/KNR4 family protein, with product MFVALSDPALLELQKLIPPLQPVEEGEVNWQQLEESTGLQFPASFKDFISVYGSSIWFDTYSLFFTLAHSSEEIEEYQTTLQEKLDDIRFDMVDGETREELEYGISPTGPGLLPFMIDYNGCTYLWLMSGDDPDQWPVLSWEMGPTYQIGPLSLAEMFLGWLKREEPMLSIWGNSSESEFAKQPLKRR
- a CDS encoding IS256 family transposase: MAHQQQSNNILDAVQLLADHGFDEMSQALQILFNEAMKLERSEYLGAEPYQRSVTRRSYANGFQAEINSKVASESWNCRCPRHATATFIPLHWSAANGVERALKLAIAEMYVQGVSTRKVAKITTELCGFDVTSTQVSRAAKLLDEELETWRNRPLGQVEYLILDARYEKVRVEGSVRDCAVLIAIGVLASGHRSVLGVSVSLSEAEVHWREFLGSLNQRGLHGVKLIVSDAHEGLKAARQNMLAGTPWQRCQFHLMQNAMQYVPKVHLRKQVSEELRNIFNARDLDDALNELKRFVSTHEKTAPKLASWAEENIPEGLTVFTIPAGHRKRMRTTNMLERQNKELKRRTRVAGLFPNEESLLRLVTAVLVELSDDWETGMRYLTI
- a CDS encoding sigma-70 family RNA polymerase sigma factor; translated protein: MTNRDLDEEYVALIAGSQPVLRGLLVALIRRAADVDDVLQETNTVLWRKRDEYDRARAFLPWACRIAQLQALAFFKRVRNDGQAVLEERTLEQIAAATTRRAVEAKSHAEALTHCMEKLPSSHRQLVESRYRDAVPVNQIAADEGRSADAVSMTLYRIRKTLMECIQKTMAREAQT